In Nonomuraea sp. NBC_00507, the following are encoded in one genomic region:
- a CDS encoding DMT family transporter, with protein sequence MTHVSARRGAVYVSVAATAWGTGGAAGSLLFETGGLGPVGVSLWRYLIGAACLLALTPLLSSTKRRNPAGESDAGRRDHDQSRLTWRVLPIGFGMAVYQTAYFAAITHSGVAVATVVTMGATPVFAALGSRFLLRERLGKVAFASLAAALAGLALLTAETALQARTSSVAGIGFALASAAGYAGVTLFSRRHSDDPRGTAIGGFVVGAACLAPFALAEGVMPEMSLATAALLIYLGVVPTALAYGLYFRALTALSATTVSIISLGEAVGAALLGVAVFGEHLTLLAWSGCVLLLAAVAVLVARAEAG encoded by the coding sequence ATGACCCATGTCTCCGCCCGGCGGGGCGCCGTGTACGTGTCCGTGGCCGCGACCGCCTGGGGCACCGGCGGCGCGGCCGGTTCGCTCCTCTTCGAGACCGGCGGCCTCGGCCCCGTCGGCGTGTCACTCTGGCGCTACCTGATCGGCGCCGCCTGCCTGCTCGCCCTCACTCCCCTCCTGTCCTCCACCAAGCGCAGGAACCCGGCCGGAGAGAGCGACGCAGGCCGGCGCGACCATGATCAAAGCCGGCTGACCTGGCGCGTGTTGCCCATCGGCTTCGGGATGGCCGTCTACCAGACTGCCTACTTCGCCGCGATCACCCATTCCGGTGTGGCCGTCGCCACCGTGGTCACCATGGGCGCCACTCCCGTCTTCGCCGCCCTGGGCAGCCGTTTCCTGCTGCGCGAGCGCCTCGGCAAGGTCGCGTTCGCCTCGCTGGCCGCCGCCCTGGCCGGGCTCGCCCTGCTCACCGCCGAAACCGCGCTGCAGGCCCGTACGTCCTCCGTCGCCGGCATCGGCTTCGCCCTGGCCTCGGCCGCCGGGTACGCCGGCGTCACCCTGTTCTCCCGCCGCCACAGCGACGACCCGCGGGGCACGGCGATCGGCGGGTTCGTCGTGGGCGCGGCGTGCCTGGCGCCGTTCGCGCTGGCGGAGGGAGTGATGCCGGAGATGAGCCTGGCCACGGCCGCCCTGCTGATCTATCTGGGCGTGGTGCCGACGGCGCTGGCGTACGGGCTGTACTTCCGTGCGCTGACCGCGCTGAGCGCCACCACGGTCTCGATCATCTCGCTGGGCGAGGCCGTCGGCGCGGCCCTGCTCGGCGTGGCGGTGTTCGGCGAACATCTCACACTTCTCGCCTGGTCGGGGTGCGTGCTGCTGCTCGCCGCCGTCGCCGTGCTCGTGGCGCGGGCGGAAGCAGGCTGA
- a CDS encoding transketolase — translation MPERDLRYLAELAAQLRVDSVRAAAAAGSGHPTSSMSAADLMAVLFSCHLRYDFENPGNPANDHLIFSKGHASPLLYSLYKAAGIIDDEELLSFRKRGSRLEGHPTPRLPWVDVATGSLGQGLPVGVGVAMAGRLERLPYRIWVLCGDSELAEGSIWEAAEHAGEEGLANLTAIVDVNRLGQRGPTRHGWDTGAYARRFGAFGWHTIEIDGHDPGQIDFALNDACNTRRRPTVILAKTRKGEGVLEVENREGAHGKALKDPGKAVEELGGPRNVRVDVRVPDPAPAAHRFEGGRLELPAYKVGDAVATRTAYGEALKAVGAARGEVVALDGEVADSTKTETFGAAFPERFFEMYIAEQQMVAAAVGLQVRGWRPYAATFAAFFTRAHDFIRMAAVSRASIRLVGSHAGVAIGEDGPSQMGLEDLAMLRALYGSTVLYPCDANQAAALVAEMADVEGVSYLRTTRGATPVIYEPGERFPIGGSRVLRHSPGDRATIVAAGVTVHEALAAADELAGAGVPVGVIDLYSVKPVDAAALTEAATTTGNLITVEDHRLEGGLGDAVMDAVSELGPRVIKLGVTELPGSATPEEQLADARIDRHAIAAAVKRLL, via the coding sequence ATGCCTGAGCGCGATCTTCGATACCTGGCCGAGCTGGCCGCGCAACTACGCGTCGACTCCGTACGGGCCGCCGCCGCGGCCGGCTCCGGCCACCCGACCTCGTCCATGTCCGCGGCCGACCTGATGGCCGTGTTGTTCTCCTGCCATCTCCGGTATGACTTCGAAAACCCCGGTAACCCGGCCAACGACCACCTGATCTTCTCCAAGGGGCACGCCTCTCCCCTGCTCTACTCCCTTTATAAGGCGGCGGGGATCATCGATGACGAGGAGTTGCTGTCGTTCAGGAAGCGCGGGAGCCGGCTGGAAGGCCATCCGACCCCCCGCCTGCCCTGGGTGGACGTGGCGACCGGGTCACTCGGTCAGGGGCTGCCGGTCGGGGTCGGGGTGGCCATGGCCGGTCGGCTGGAACGGCTGCCGTACCGGATCTGGGTGCTCTGTGGCGACAGCGAGCTGGCCGAGGGATCGATCTGGGAGGCCGCGGAGCACGCCGGGGAAGAAGGGCTGGCGAACCTGACCGCCATCGTCGACGTGAACAGGCTCGGGCAGCGCGGCCCCACCAGGCACGGGTGGGACACCGGGGCGTACGCGCGCAGGTTCGGGGCGTTCGGGTGGCACACGATCGAGATCGACGGGCACGATCCCGGGCAGATCGACTTCGCGCTGAACGACGCCTGCAACACGCGCCGGCGGCCCACCGTGATCCTGGCCAAGACCCGCAAGGGCGAAGGCGTGCTGGAGGTCGAGAACCGCGAGGGCGCGCACGGCAAGGCGCTGAAGGATCCCGGCAAGGCCGTCGAGGAGCTGGGCGGGCCGCGGAACGTGCGGGTCGACGTCCGCGTGCCCGACCCGGCGCCCGCGGCGCACCGGTTCGAGGGCGGGCGGCTGGAGCTGCCCGCGTACAAGGTGGGCGACGCGGTCGCCACGCGCACGGCGTACGGGGAGGCGCTCAAGGCGGTCGGCGCGGCCAGGGGCGAGGTCGTGGCGCTGGACGGCGAGGTGGCGGACTCGACCAAGACCGAGACGTTCGGCGCGGCCTTCCCCGAGCGGTTCTTCGAGATGTACATCGCCGAGCAGCAGATGGTGGCCGCGGCGGTCGGGCTGCAGGTGCGGGGGTGGAGGCCGTACGCGGCCACGTTCGCGGCGTTCTTCACCCGGGCGCACGACTTCATCAGGATGGCCGCGGTGAGCAGGGCCTCCATCCGGCTGGTCGGCTCGCACGCGGGCGTGGCGATCGGGGAGGACGGTCCTTCGCAGATGGGGCTGGAGGACCTGGCCATGCTGCGTGCCCTGTACGGCAGCACCGTGCTGTATCCGTGCGACGCCAACCAGGCGGCGGCGCTGGTGGCCGAGATGGCGGACGTCGAGGGCGTGTCCTACCTGCGGACCACGCGCGGCGCCACGCCCGTGATCTACGAACCGGGCGAGCGTTTCCCCATCGGCGGGTCGCGGGTGCTGCGGCACTCCCCCGGCGACCGGGCCACGATCGTGGCGGCCGGGGTGACCGTGCACGAGGCACTGGCGGCGGCCGACGAGCTGGCCGGGGCCGGCGTCCCGGTGGGGGTGATCGATCTGTACTCGGTCAAGCCGGTCGACGCGGCGGCGCTGACCGAGGCGGCCACCACGACGGGCAACCTGATCACGGTCGAGGATCATCGGCTGGAAGGCGGGCTCGGCGATGCTGTCATGGACGCCGTGAGCGAGCTCGGGCCGCGGGTGATCAAGCTGGGGGTGACGGAGCTGCCCGGGTCCGCGACGCCGGAGGAGCAACTGGCCGACGCACGCATTGACCGCCACGCCATAGCCGCGGCGGTCAAGCGGTTGTTGTGA
- a CDS encoding nucleotidyltransferase, with protein MSSHGHAVTDAILDTLKRASSGLKDAGVKFALAGGCAAYARGAAPSLHDVDFVLTEHDVPAALEALRAIGFQTAKPPEDWLVKAYDEGRLVDLIYRVSDLPITDELLDRAEPLKASAVIVPVLEATDLVISWLLPLSEHACDYGALLAQVRAMREQVDWPRVAAVTADSPYAATFITLLERLGVLNGPVEPSGDPKWP; from the coding sequence ATGAGTAGCCATGGCCACGCGGTCACCGACGCCATCCTTGACACGCTCAAGCGTGCCAGCTCCGGGCTGAAGGATGCCGGAGTGAAGTTCGCGCTGGCCGGGGGCTGCGCCGCGTACGCGAGGGGCGCCGCGCCCTCGCTCCACGATGTGGACTTCGTGCTCACCGAGCACGACGTGCCCGCCGCCCTTGAGGCACTGCGGGCGATCGGGTTCCAGACCGCCAAGCCGCCCGAGGACTGGCTGGTCAAGGCGTACGACGAGGGCCGGCTGGTGGACCTGATCTACCGGGTGTCCGACCTGCCGATCACCGACGAGCTGCTCGACCGGGCCGAGCCGCTGAAGGCATCGGCGGTGATCGTGCCCGTGCTGGAGGCCACCGACCTGGTGATCTCGTGGCTGCTGCCGCTGTCGGAGCACGCCTGCGACTACGGGGCGCTGCTGGCCCAGGTGCGCGCGATGCGCGAGCAGGTCGACTGGCCGCGCGTGGCGGCCGTGACCGCGGACTCGCCGTACGCGGCCACGTTCATCACCCTGCTGGAGCGGCTCGGCGTGCTCAACGGGCCGGTCGAGCCGTCCGGCGACCCCAAGTGGCCCTAG
- a CDS encoding acyltransferase family protein yields MRTRSDRLYEIDGLRLLAALCVVVFHYTFSGWVGGASPVAFPEESSWSKYGYLGVDLFFLISGFVVLMSAWGRSPRAFLVSRAVRLYPAYWVGIAVTATVAVTLGQGMFQVTLPQVLANLTMFQAVPDIANVDVVYWTLWAEMRFYLLILVFTWIGMTRARVMAGLWIWLGLTFGVQLGLVPGVADLVVQSEFAHYFIAGMALFMLYKFGLNLQIALLVPICLGNAVYRAIGYADAVGDRYSVTYSPAIITTVVVVIFLVMTLVALRVTQRLGRPWLVPAGALTYPLYLLHAHIGFIVFARLGDAVDAHVLLCGLILVMLGAAYLVHRFVERPLAPALKRLLSRRPVAPALGVLVAGQPTR; encoded by the coding sequence ATGCGAACCAGGTCAGACAGGCTGTACGAGATCGACGGGCTCCGGCTTCTGGCTGCGCTGTGCGTTGTGGTGTTCCACTACACGTTCTCCGGCTGGGTCGGCGGCGCCAGCCCGGTCGCCTTCCCCGAGGAGAGCTCCTGGTCCAAATACGGCTACCTCGGCGTGGACCTGTTCTTCCTGATCAGCGGGTTCGTGGTGCTGATGAGCGCGTGGGGCAGGAGCCCGCGGGCGTTCCTGGTGTCGCGGGCCGTGCGGCTCTACCCCGCCTACTGGGTCGGCATCGCCGTCACCGCCACGGTCGCCGTGACGCTGGGGCAGGGGATGTTCCAGGTGACGTTGCCGCAGGTGCTGGCGAACCTGACGATGTTCCAGGCGGTGCCCGACATCGCGAACGTGGACGTCGTCTACTGGACGCTCTGGGCCGAGATGCGCTTCTACCTGCTCATCCTGGTGTTCACCTGGATCGGGATGACCCGCGCCCGCGTCATGGCGGGGTTGTGGATCTGGCTGGGGCTGACGTTCGGGGTCCAGCTGGGGCTGGTTCCAGGCGTCGCGGACCTGGTCGTGCAGTCGGAGTTCGCGCATTACTTCATCGCGGGGATGGCGCTGTTCATGCTCTACAAGTTCGGGCTGAACCTGCAGATCGCCCTGCTGGTGCCGATCTGCCTGGGCAACGCCGTCTACCGGGCCATCGGGTATGCCGACGCGGTCGGCGACCGTTACTCCGTCACGTACTCGCCCGCGATCATCACGACCGTCGTCGTGGTCATCTTCCTGGTCATGACGCTCGTGGCGCTGCGCGTCACCCAGCGGCTGGGCAGGCCGTGGCTGGTGCCGGCCGGGGCGCTGACGTACCCGCTCTATCTGCTGCACGCCCACATCGGCTTCATCGTGTTCGCCAGGCTCGGGGACGCGGTCGACGCGCACGTGCTGCTGTGCGGGCTCATCCTCGTCATGCTGGGGGCGGCGTACCTGGTGCACAGGTTCGTGGAGCGGCCGCTCGCGCCTGCGCTCAAGCGCCTGCTCTCGCGCCGGCCGGTCGCCCCGGCGCTCGGGGTGCTGGTGGCGGGACAGCCGACACGGTGA
- a CDS encoding GPGG-motif small membrane protein — MATLLWIIAVILVIAGIYVILARRDLLWGIVLIVLGFLVGPGGISIFNV; from the coding sequence ATGGCTACTTTGCTCTGGATCATCGCGGTCATTCTCGTCATCGCCGGGATCTACGTGATTCTGGCGCGGCGCGACCTTCTCTGGGGGATCGTCCTGATCGTCCTTGGTTTCCTGGTCGGGCCCGGCGGGATCAGCATCTTCAATGTCTAG
- a CDS encoding ChaB family protein produces MPAVEELPTTIRRSPKKAQTTWIKAHDNAVEQYGEGRRAHMTAFAALKHSFEKVGDHWEPKSKKGPSDKGATDRSGRTAEGVDANASKEHLQDVAARLGVRGRSKMTKQELVDAIKKANRQATAKAR; encoded by the coding sequence ATGCCTGCTGTTGAAGAACTGCCAACGACCATCAGGCGTTCGCCGAAGAAGGCGCAGACCACGTGGATCAAGGCGCACGACAATGCCGTGGAGCAGTACGGCGAAGGCCGCCGCGCCCACATGACCGCGTTCGCCGCGCTGAAGCACTCCTTCGAGAAGGTCGGCGACCATTGGGAGCCCAAGTCTAAGAAGGGACCTTCCGACAAGGGAGCGACGGACCGATCCGGTCGTACGGCCGAAGGCGTGGACGCCAACGCCAGCAAGGAGCACCTGCAAGACGTGGCCGCCAGGCTCGGCGTGCGCGGCCGGTCCAAGATGACCAAGCAGGAGCTGGTCGACGCCATCAAGAAGGCCAACCGGCAGGCCACCGCCAAGGCGCGGTGA
- the secA2 gene encoding accessory Sec system translocase SecA2 translates to MPLTGYQKTVKAADARAERVAKLDELPQPDMGDLAEFCAVAREAADRTLGLRPYDVQLLGTLALLDGKVAEMATGEGKTLAGAMAAAGYALQGKRVHVISVNDYLARRDAEWMGPFYEALGVSVGWIGQNSTPDERRAAYAKDVTYGPVSEIGFDVLRDRIRTDASEIIVPAPEVALIDEADSVLVDEARVPLVMAGSTDPGNAVPEMAALVRQLVRGYHYEIDEQARNVYLTPKGADSVENLLGVELYDEHEPGTLIELNLALHAHALLARDVDYIVRDGKVQLINPSRGRVALLQRWPNGLQAAVEAKEALPPSEKGEILDSITVQGLIRRYPQICGMTGTAVAVSEQLGEFYGLKVAVIPSNRPCVRKDEPDRIYPTVPDKDAALVEEIQEAHATGRPILIGTLDVAESENLAKLLQRRGLEPVVLNAKNDAEEAAIIAKAGERDAITVSTQMAGRGTDIRLGEGVAELGGLYVIGSGRHASSRLDDQLRGRAGRQGDPGGSVFFVSTQDDLITQFVPDERPPAADADGVVRHRRGAYLVGHAQRVAEGVNLEIHRNTWRYTRLLEHQRELILEWRDKVLHGDAAAKALAAADPERWAELPEDTRDETARQIVLHAIDTCWTEHLAFLTDLREGIHLRALGRMSPIDEFQREAVAEYKSLLAEVERRSLESFETPERELRRPQATWTYLVQDNPFGTEWDRILRRVTAATRRG, encoded by the coding sequence GTGCCCTTGACGGGCTACCAGAAGACCGTCAAGGCGGCTGACGCTCGCGCCGAGCGGGTGGCGAAGCTTGACGAGCTGCCCCAACCGGACATGGGCGACCTGGCCGAGTTCTGCGCCGTCGCGCGGGAGGCCGCCGACCGGACCCTCGGGCTGCGGCCGTATGACGTGCAGTTGCTCGGCACACTCGCGCTGCTCGACGGGAAGGTCGCCGAGATGGCGACCGGCGAGGGCAAGACGCTGGCCGGCGCCATGGCCGCGGCGGGCTACGCGCTGCAGGGCAAGCGCGTGCACGTGATCTCCGTCAACGACTACCTGGCCAGGCGCGACGCCGAATGGATGGGGCCGTTCTACGAGGCGCTCGGGGTGAGCGTGGGCTGGATCGGTCAAAACTCCACGCCGGACGAGCGGCGCGCAGCGTACGCGAAGGACGTCACCTACGGGCCGGTCAGCGAGATCGGGTTCGACGTGCTGCGCGACCGGATCCGTACGGACGCGAGCGAGATCATCGTGCCCGCGCCCGAGGTCGCGCTGATCGACGAGGCCGACTCCGTGCTGGTCGACGAGGCCCGGGTGCCGCTGGTCATGGCCGGCTCCACCGACCCCGGCAACGCGGTGCCGGAGATGGCGGCCCTGGTCAGGCAGCTCGTCCGGGGCTACCACTACGAGATCGACGAGCAGGCCCGCAACGTCTACCTCACCCCCAAGGGCGCCGACAGCGTGGAAAACCTCCTGGGCGTCGAGCTCTACGACGAGCACGAGCCGGGCACGCTGATCGAGCTCAACCTGGCCCTGCACGCCCACGCGCTGCTGGCCCGCGATGTGGACTACATCGTGCGCGACGGCAAGGTGCAGCTGATCAACCCCTCGCGCGGCCGGGTGGCGCTGCTGCAGCGCTGGCCCAACGGCCTGCAGGCGGCCGTGGAGGCCAAGGAGGCGCTGCCGCCCAGCGAGAAGGGCGAAATCCTCGACTCGATCACCGTGCAGGGCCTGATCCGCCGCTACCCGCAGATCTGCGGCATGACCGGCACCGCCGTGGCCGTCAGCGAGCAGCTGGGCGAGTTCTACGGGCTCAAGGTCGCCGTGATCCCGTCCAACCGGCCGTGTGTCAGGAAGGACGAGCCGGACCGCATCTACCCGACCGTGCCCGACAAGGACGCCGCGCTGGTCGAGGAGATCCAGGAGGCGCACGCCACGGGCCGGCCGATCCTCATCGGCACACTCGACGTGGCCGAGTCGGAAAACCTCGCCAAGCTCCTGCAGCGGCGTGGCCTGGAGCCGGTCGTGCTCAACGCCAAGAACGACGCCGAAGAGGCCGCGATCATCGCCAAGGCCGGCGAGCGCGACGCGATCACCGTCTCCACCCAGATGGCCGGCCGCGGCACCGACATCCGGCTCGGCGAGGGCGTGGCCGAGCTCGGCGGGCTCTACGTGATCGGCTCAGGACGCCACGCCAGCAGCCGGCTCGACGACCAGCTCCGGGGCCGCGCCGGCCGCCAGGGCGACCCCGGCGGCTCGGTGTTCTTCGTCAGCACGCAGGACGATCTGATCACCCAGTTCGTCCCCGACGAGCGCCCGCCTGCCGCGGACGCCGACGGGGTCGTGCGTCACCGGCGCGGCGCCTACCTCGTGGGCCACGCCCAGCGCGTCGCCGAGGGCGTCAACCTGGAGATCCACCGCAACACGTGGCGCTACACCCGGCTGCTGGAGCACCAGCGCGAGCTGATCCTGGAGTGGCGTGACAAGGTCCTGCACGGCGACGCCGCCGCCAAGGCCCTGGCCGCGGCCGATCCCGAGCGCTGGGCGGAGCTGCCCGAGGACACCAGGGACGAGACGGCCCGCCAGATCGTGCTGCACGCCATCGACACCTGCTGGACCGAGCACCTGGCGTTCCTGACCGACCTGCGCGAGGGCATCCATCTGCGGGCGCTGGGCCGGATGAGCCCGATCGACGAGTTCCAGCGGGAGGCCGTGGCCGAGTACAAATCGCTGCTCGCCGAGGTGGAGCGGCGGTCGCTGGAGTCGTTCGAGACGCCGGAGCGGGAGCTGAGGCGGCCGCAGGCGACGTGGACCTATCTGGTGCAGGACAACCCGTTCGGCACGGAGTGGGACCGCATCCTCCGGAGGGTCACCGCGGCCACGCGGCGCGGCTAG
- a CDS encoding BON domain-containing protein, with the protein MEAPQYVAARVQQALAEDGRTHELGIRVDIRGDQLFLRGQVSGAEQRERLGQVAHEAAPELRVHNEIKVVDFSEPGEDEHLD; encoded by the coding sequence ATGGAAGCTCCGCAGTACGTCGCGGCCCGCGTCCAGCAGGCGCTGGCCGAGGACGGACGCACACACGAGCTCGGCATTCGCGTGGATATAAGAGGCGACCAGCTGTTCCTGCGGGGTCAGGTGAGCGGAGCCGAGCAGCGCGAACGGCTCGGCCAGGTGGCGCACGAGGCGGCACCCGAGCTCCGCGTGCACAACGAGATCAAGGTCGTGGACTTCAGCGAGCCAGGAGAGGATGAGCACCTTGATTGA
- a CDS encoding SDR family oxidoreductase, with translation MAPLRGRVVVVTGASGGVGRAVARELGQQGAEVALIARGTTGLGAAAVDVGVAGGSGQVYEADVADYDQVRQAAERIETELGPIAVWINNAFSSVFAKFTDITPEEYERTTAVTYLGYVWGTKVALDLMRPRNAGAIVQAGSALSQRGIPLQSAYCGAKHAIKGFTESVRTELMADRSDIHITLVQLPALNTPQFDWVLSKLRRHPQPVPPIYQPEVAAKAIVYAAEHPERKEYWVGAPTVATLLAQRVAPALVDRYVARTGIRSQQTDEKPPSGVSNLWEPADESTDYGAHGAFDRRSHGRSPQLWLSRHRGPVLLALAGAAAAGAAATAFRRAASAPP, from the coding sequence ATGGCACCACTTCGCGGGCGAGTTGTGGTGGTGACGGGCGCGAGTGGCGGAGTCGGCCGGGCGGTCGCGCGCGAATTGGGGCAGCAGGGCGCCGAGGTGGCGCTGATCGCACGTGGGACGACGGGGCTGGGAGCCGCCGCCGTGGACGTGGGCGTCGCGGGCGGCAGCGGCCAGGTGTACGAGGCGGACGTGGCGGACTACGACCAGGTGAGGCAGGCGGCCGAGCGCATTGAGACGGAGTTGGGACCGATCGCGGTCTGGATCAACAACGCCTTCTCCAGCGTTTTCGCCAAATTCACTGACATCACCCCGGAGGAGTACGAGCGCACCACAGCGGTCACGTACCTGGGGTACGTCTGGGGCACCAAGGTCGCCCTGGACCTCATGCGCCCGCGCAACGCGGGCGCCATCGTGCAGGCGGGCTCGGCGTTGTCGCAGCGCGGCATCCCGCTGCAGTCGGCGTACTGCGGCGCCAAACACGCGATCAAGGGATTCACGGAGTCGGTCCGCACGGAGCTGATGGCCGACCGCAGCGACATCCACATCACGCTGGTGCAGCTGCCCGCGCTCAACACCCCGCAGTTCGACTGGGTGCTGTCCAAGCTCCGCCGCCACCCGCAGCCGGTGCCGCCGATCTACCAGCCGGAGGTCGCGGCCAAGGCCATCGTGTACGCGGCCGAGCATCCCGAGCGCAAGGAATACTGGGTCGGCGCCCCCACCGTCGCCACCCTGCTGGCGCAGCGGGTGGCGCCGGCACTGGTGGACCGGTACGTGGCACGCACCGGGATCCGCTCCCAGCAGACGGACGAGAAGCCGCCGAGCGGGGTGTCCAACTTGTGGGAGCCGGCGGACGAGAGCACGGACTACGGCGCGCACGGCGCGTTCGACCGGCGCTCCCATGGGCGCAGCCCGCAGCTGTGGTTGTCCCGGCACCGCGGCCCTGTCCTGCTCGCGCTGGCCGGCGCCGCGGCCGCCGGCGCCGCCGCGACCGCCTTCCGCCGCGCCGCGTCGGCGCCGCCGTGA
- a CDS encoding metallophosphoesterase family protein, with the protein MSTLIDLRIAAVGDIHLGEDQRGQYRKKLAGIEDRADVFLLAGDLTRHGTLEEGKVVADELRDLPIPVVAVLGNHDYHSDLQYEIAGELRDAGVVVLDDDGAVVECGEHKLGVVGGKGFGGGYAGKCASEFGEREIKNFVAHTRYIAEAWKVALKEIVADHRVVVSHYSPIKETLEGEPPEIYPFLGSYLLAEAVDTAGADLIVHGHAHKGSEKGMTPGGIRVRNVALPVLRRAYGIYSMGESEHF; encoded by the coding sequence ATGAGCACCTTGATTGACCTGCGCATAGCGGCCGTGGGAGACATCCACCTGGGAGAGGACCAACGCGGCCAATACCGCAAGAAACTTGCGGGTATCGAAGACCGGGCCGACGTGTTCCTGCTGGCCGGAGACCTGACCAGGCACGGCACGCTGGAGGAGGGCAAGGTGGTGGCCGACGAACTGCGCGACCTGCCCATCCCGGTCGTCGCGGTGCTCGGCAACCACGACTACCACTCGGACCTGCAGTACGAGATCGCCGGCGAGCTCCGCGACGCCGGGGTCGTCGTGCTCGACGACGACGGCGCGGTGGTCGAGTGCGGTGAGCACAAGCTGGGCGTGGTCGGCGGCAAGGGCTTCGGCGGCGGGTACGCCGGAAAGTGCGCGAGCGAGTTCGGCGAGCGCGAGATCAAGAACTTCGTGGCCCACACCCGCTACATCGCCGAGGCGTGGAAGGTCGCGCTGAAGGAGATCGTGGCCGACCACCGCGTGGTCGTGTCGCACTACTCCCCTATCAAGGAGACGCTGGAGGGCGAGCCGCCGGAGATCTACCCCTTCCTCGGCAGCTACCTGCTGGCCGAGGCGGTCGACACGGCCGGCGCCGACCTGATCGTGCACGGGCACGCCCACAAGGGCAGTGAGAAGGGCATGACCCCGGGCGGCATCAGGGTGCGCAATGTGGCGTTGCCGGTGCTGCGCCGGGCCTACGGCATCTACTCCATGGGCGAATCTGAGCACTTCTAG
- a CDS encoding shikimate kinase, protein MSKNKHVVMIGLMGSGKTTNGRLIAQALGLELSDSDPFLESRYGGTAAQIARREGADTLHRYEADHVLHELAGEPKVIAAAASTVEDPRVRAALRDPFVVWVDASDDVLAQRMQSGDHRPDFDPAAMRARRTPFFRAIADLVCDVGVLRPEQVRDAVLQALGKPVHR, encoded by the coding sequence ATGTCGAAAAACAAACACGTCGTGATGATCGGGCTGATGGGCTCCGGCAAGACCACTAACGGCCGCCTGATCGCGCAGGCGCTGGGGCTGGAGTTGAGCGACAGCGATCCGTTCCTCGAGTCGCGGTACGGCGGCACGGCCGCGCAGATCGCCCGCCGCGAGGGCGCCGACACGCTGCACCGGTACGAGGCCGATCATGTGCTCCATGAGCTGGCCGGCGAGCCCAAGGTGATCGCGGCGGCGGCCAGCACGGTCGAGGACCCGCGGGTGCGGGCGGCGTTGCGTGATCCTTTCGTGGTGTGGGTGGACGCCTCCGACGACGTGCTGGCCCAGCGGATGCAATCCGGCGACCATCGTCCCGACTTCGACCCGGCGGCCATGCGGGCCCGCCGCACGCCCTTCTTTCGTGCGATCGCCGACCTGGTGTGCGACGTCGGCGTCTTGCGTCCTGAGCAGGTGCGGGACGCGGTGCTGCAGGCGCTGGGCAAGCCGGTGCACCGGTGA
- a CDS encoding SAM-dependent methyltransferase — protein MSLNSHEWAPPGVDPDQPSVARVHDALLGGMENFASDRSVARKLKDAVPEVVNLVWCSRAFLGRVVDFLVREAGIRQIVDLGAGLPTVENTHEVAQFADPRCRVIYVDIDPMVEPHARALLSGNPNADAITADVRDVESVLGHPALTKLIDLTQPTGLLAVGLLHLLSDQEDPHGLVKRYMAALAPGSYLAASSLMASPSPKAKALEVLLQATMGTGYFRERAAISGFFDGLAPVEPGVVHLPEWHPDERIPGPLAPWEELLLGGVARKPHL, from the coding sequence GTGAGTCTGAACAGTCACGAGTGGGCTCCACCCGGCGTCGATCCGGACCAGCCGAGCGTGGCGCGCGTCCACGACGCCCTGCTCGGCGGCATGGAGAACTTCGCCTCCGACCGCTCCGTGGCCCGCAAGCTGAAGGACGCGGTGCCCGAGGTGGTGAACCTGGTCTGGTGCAGCCGCGCCTTCCTCGGCCGGGTCGTGGACTTCCTCGTCCGCGAGGCGGGCATCAGGCAGATCGTCGACCTGGGCGCCGGGCTCCCCACGGTGGAGAACACGCACGAGGTCGCCCAGTTCGCCGATCCCCGGTGCCGGGTGATCTACGTGGACATCGACCCCATGGTGGAGCCGCACGCCCGCGCGCTACTCAGCGGCAACCCGAACGCCGACGCGATCACCGCCGACGTCCGCGACGTGGAATCCGTGCTCGGGCACCCGGCGCTGACCAAGCTCATCGACCTGACGCAGCCCACGGGGCTCCTGGCCGTCGGGCTGCTGCACCTGCTGTCCGACCAGGAGGATCCGCACGGGCTGGTCAAGCGGTACATGGCCGCGCTGGCACCGGGCAGCTACCTCGCCGCCTCGAGCCTCATGGCCTCCCCCAGCCCCAAGGCCAAGGCTCTGGAGGTGCTGCTCCAGGCGACCATGGGCACCGGGTACTTCCGTGAGCGGGCGGCCATCTCCGGTTTCTTCGACGGCCTGGCGCCCGTGGAGCCTGGTGTGGTGCACCTGCCGGAATGGCATCCCGACGAGCGAATCCCGGGGCCGCTGGCGCCCTGGGAGGAGTTGCTGCTGGGCGGCGTGGCCCGCAAGCCGCACCTCTGA